ttccaaggaacgaaaaagaattagaaacgtgtttgataaaacttttgttcccgataataaatttggaataaaaataaaaaatagaaaaaagaaacttcttattcccaagaataatttttgGACAGTGGCTCAagaaggccaagcctcgccggtggctaggcgagctcaacCTTGCCGGCCAGTGCGAGGCTTAGCCTCACTAGGCTAGGGCGAGATCGACCTCACGCCgcctaggcgaggtcgagctttGCCGGTGGCCTGGCAAGGCAAgctcgaccctcgccttggctTGGTGAAGCTCCGACGAGCTCACTGGACCTCGCCCAGCCAGccacaaatgaggaaaaatgaaaaatataataaaattattaaaaaattaaaagaaacaataaaattatataatttacTAAACGTATTTTTATTTCGGGAATAGAAGTTTTTGCGCTTATCAAGTGCatttttatactaaaaaattattaccgaaacagaaaacaaaaaaaaatcatttattataaaaaaattgttcccaagaacaaaatcgttaccaaaacACCCTAAATGAGTCGCCCAACATTAACAATCATAATTCTTCAAGTAAATATGTTCCTAACGTAATATACTTTTTATTAACTTGTCACATTTCATATGGTTGTGATGTCATGTAACACCCACTACATGATGTCTCACATCTAGGAGAGTGCATTATTCTAGACTAGAGAAGTATACAACACTAGAAAAGGTCTTATACAGGATAATTTCACTGGAGTGATCCTACTTGACACATGATCTTTCACATACCAGACTCGACAAAGCTTATAAGATTCCCTGAATCCGTCGATTGGGATCGAGTGGTAACGTACTAATTAGGCACAGGGAGACTCGATGGTCCACGGAAAGCGACTACTCCTTCTCACGGACCAGGGACTCGGGTGCATCCGGCGGACCTAATAAAGACAGTCCTAATACAGACCGGGCCAGAGCTCGACGACCTTCTTCCAAGAAGGCCTGCTCGAGATGTCATCCCACCACGCACTCACATGCTTCCGGTCCCTTATCAGGTACTCCTTCCCCATTTTTCCCATCAGGTACTGCGTTAACGAGAGGTGGCTCAGGTCGGCGAGGCTGAACAAATCCCCGCCAGGTACTTGCTCTTCGACAGCCTCTCCTCGTAGATGTCTAGCACCTTACAGAGCTTGTCCTCGCTCTCTTTGATCAGCTTCGGATCCGGGGTAAGTCCCCTAATCGGGTCAAAAACAATTTTGTAGATGAGGTCAGTGATGGGCGGGCTGTAGCACTGGGCCTCGACTTCGAGCCACTGCTCGACGAGCCCCGTCTCCTCTATCGTCTTTCCCAGCAGGTCGGTCCCTTGGTGCTTGTATTTCTGGGCATAATATCTTGCGATGGCCCGCGATTCTGCATGAACAAAATAGGATCCATTACAGAGAGACAAATCTTTACCCCCCCGCATGAAATTGACCATAATCTAGAACGCAACCTAAAAGAGACCAGCGCTGAGATTTTGAATTTACAAGCAGTCTTACTCTCACAACGTTAGACCAACAGTAACAGTGCAGAATCAGTGGGATGTTTTTATGACTATGAATTGATCATTCCGCCTCGACATCGGTCAGGAAAGTAATTGGACAAAAATGCAGGTTCAAACAGATAATCGACGGCCTTTGGCCAACATAGGAAACGGTAGTTTTCGAAGCTACTCTTTACTCTTCCTTGGATACTCCCCAGATAGCCAGCTGACGAGCCTGGCCTCTTTTCCTTAAACCTGAGCAATCCTGACTAATGGGGAAAATCCTCGAAAGACTCGCATCTCATCGCTGAAACACACGCCCAATCCTTCCCAATTCAGACTATTTCGCCATGGAGCTTTGATTTAAATCATCCATTGCTTAGGCAAATGTTTCGACTCGAGATTCAGAGTGATCAGGCTCCTAGAAAGTTCAAATTATAAAGACGACAACCTAAACTTTAACCTAACAAATGCTGGAAGGTGCTGAGTTCCGAGCACAAATCCTCCGCCCCTAATGCATATTGATTACACcagcatttttttgttttgttttagagGATAAAAGAACACTCGAAAGTTATTGTCAAAGCACGCAAGTGATTAAGGAGTCGCAAAGCTAAATCACCGGACGTCCATGAGCTAAAACGAGCAGCTAATATCAACTGAATATGTCGACAGAACTCGGGCTTTTCAACTTCCTGTGGTATCTATTCATTGCAGAGCTTCTTAGACTTTAAAAACCAAACCTTAACCCGACAAATTACACTAGCGACAGCATGCTGAAGAACCATCCGTGCTTCCACATGTTTCGGTCCAAGCATCGGAGTGCGATGTGAAAATCCAAAAGTCGAGAGCATTACCAAACAAAGTATAGTCTCCATCTTGAATCACAGGAACCGATCCGAAGGGCTGCAGGCACGCACACATGATCCGAATCAGAAACAATCAGATAAAGTACCTCAAATGCTAAGTACCCACAAAGAAAATGTAAACTCCAGTTGGATCCAAAGAGACGCGAGTTTCAAGAACAGAGACAGGCCTGGAGCTTGAGGAATTCAGGGGCTTTGTTCTCGTCCTTGAAGATATCGATGGGAACGGTCTCGAACTCGACGCCCTTCTCGATCAGGCACACCAGCACTCGCTTCGGATTTGCATAATCAGGCCCGTACACCTTCACCaccattttttcctcttcttctctctcgtcGATGGACCAGTTGATTTCCAAATATCTTTCAGGATCGACTCTCTCCTTGTAATAtatgggcataaaaaaaaaggggaaaagaaagagtttgaaaagtcaacaataGAATAATGCTACTTTGAAAAGTCACTTGACGCACGGGGGAGAAGAGGCTTTACGTTGCTCTCCAGGAAAGAGAACTACCATTTCCCATTTCCCATTTCTTTCACCTGAGGGaggtttcaaaattttgaatcccAAAATCGCTCTACGCTCGTCGCTGCTTCGCCTTGCGTCAAGTGATCGTTCTCTACCGTTGCCGACAAACCACATTACGAGTGCCCTTGCTCTGGCGCTGCTCGCTTCTCTCTCCACTCTCATTGCTACTCCGGCGTTTGTCCCGGCGTTCGCCAAGTGGCCGTTCCCTCACCACCGTCAACAAAGCACATTACGGCTGCCCCTTccgtaaattcaaaatttcaggttCCCTCGTCTTCACTCTCTCCGACACTCGTGCTCATGCTATATTTGAGCCGACGTCGCTAGCCAGGCTCCTGCTCCCGTCGACGTCCGCCGCAAGCTCGCTCGACCTCACCTCCATCTTCACCGTCACTCTCGGCCTCTCCCTTGCTCCCGCTCTCCCTCCTTCGATCTTCCCCCGCCCAGCGCTGCCCCCCGTGGATCACCCTCACAGCTGTTCCGTTCGAGAACTCGAACCCCTCAAAGTTGGTGTTCCGGAGGACGGCCTCCCCAACCGGCGACGCGGTCGAGGGAG
The sequence above is drawn from the Eucalyptus grandis isolate ANBG69807.140 chromosome 11, ASM1654582v1, whole genome shotgun sequence genome and encodes:
- the LOC104425063 gene encoding LOW QUALITY PROTEIN: glutathione S-transferase F9 (The sequence of the model RefSeq protein was modified relative to this genomic sequence to represent the inferred CDS: inserted 2 bases in 2 codons; deleted 1 base in 1 codon), which produces MVVKVYGPDYANPKRVLVCLIEKGVEFETVPIDIFKDENKAPEFLKLQPFGSVPVIQDGDYTLFESRAIARYYAQKYKHQGTDLLGKTIEETGLVEQWLEVEAQCYSPPITDLIYKIVFDPIRGLTPDPKLIKESEDKLCKVLDIYEERLSKSKYLAGXLFSLADLSHLSLTQYLXGKNGEGVPDKGPEACECVVGDISSRPSWKKVVELWPGLY